Proteins co-encoded in one Capsicum annuum cultivar UCD-10X-F1 chromosome 9, UCD10Xv1.1, whole genome shotgun sequence genomic window:
- the LOC107848659 gene encoding ER membrane protein complex subunit 4, which yields MDKGKAVMGMGRRWAVEFTDNSSSPSSRDIPDPLGFSRASQDQDDSALSREKKNAEANWKAQKAWEVAQAPFKNLMMMGFMMWMAGSTVHLFSIGITVSALWQPVSALQGVGKVFEPYKDSKVDLLGPKLVFVALNLVGLGLGVWKLNTLGLLPTHASDWVSSLPPAQEVEYSGGGFL from the exons ATGGATAAAGGCAAAGCAGTGATGGGTATGGGCCGTCGATGGGCAGTAGAATTCACCGAtaattcttcttctccttcttcccgTGACATCCCTGACCCCCTTGGCTTCAGTCGCGCTTCTCAAGATCAg GATGATTCAGCTCTGAGTCGGGAAAAGAAGAATGCTGAAGCTAATTGGAAGGCCCAG AAAGCGTGGGAAGTGGCACAAGCACCTTTCAAGAATTTGATGATGATGGGTTTCATGATGTGGATGGCTGGAAGCACAGTTCATTTATTTAGCATTGGTATCACAGTTTCAGCTCTGTGGCAGCCTGTCAGTGCTCTTCAAGGAGTTGGGAAAG TTTTTGAGCCTTACAAGGACAGCAAAGTGGATCTTCTAGGGCCAAAATTAGTATTTGTTGCACTCAACCTAGTGGGTTTAGGACTGGGCGTCTGGAAG CTCAACACTTTGGGTCTCCTTCCAACTCATGCGTCAGATTGGGTTTCATCCTTGCCACCTGCCCAG GAGGTTGAGTACTCTGGTGGAGGTTTCCTTTGA